One Echinicola strongylocentroti DNA window includes the following coding sequences:
- a CDS encoding acyl-CoA thioesterase, which yields MKFHTRKWIKPEDLNANNSLFGGRLLAWIDEEAALYAIIQLENQHVVTKYISSINFMASARVNDIVEIGIEPVKFGKTSLTLKCEVRNKMTRQTIITIDEIIMVNLGEDGQPKAHGKHQIEYVKDRLEAKTK from the coding sequence ATGAAATTTCACACTAGAAAATGGATCAAACCAGAAGATCTCAACGCCAACAATTCATTGTTTGGAGGCCGCTTATTGGCATGGATAGATGAAGAGGCCGCATTATACGCCATTATCCAATTGGAAAACCAACATGTCGTCACCAAATACATCTCCTCTATCAATTTTATGGCCTCTGCACGTGTTAATGACATCGTTGAGATCGGCATAGAGCCAGTAAAATTCGGAAAGACCTCACTTACCCTGAAGTGTGAAGTCCGCAACAAAATGACCCGGCAAACCATCATTACCATCGATGAAATCATCATGGTCAATCTCGGCGAAGATGGCCAGCCCAAAGCCCATGGAAAACACCAAATCGAATATGTAAAAGACCGACTGGAAGCAAAAACGAAGTAA
- a CDS encoding DUF5018-related domain-containing protein — MKNKIVLVVLALAMVSCGQRVELDEGQWGVHADITSGAFFYKWELNDITLAEGDVEGARREDVTVSTDVNTENQQVVTTINAEEDLSRMACYIYHDGVKVEPLAGAPALGVVSDYSTGEFTYRIYSANGEFKDWTIVVTQ, encoded by the coding sequence ATGAAAAATAAAATTGTATTGGTGGTCTTGGCGCTTGCTATGGTTTCTTGTGGGCAGCGGGTAGAGCTCGATGAAGGTCAGTGGGGCGTTCATGCTGATATTACTAGCGGCGCATTCTTTTATAAATGGGAGTTGAATGACATTACGCTAGCAGAAGGAGATGTAGAAGGAGCCAGAAGGGAAGATGTCACGGTCTCTACTGATGTAAATACCGAAAATCAACAGGTAGTCACCACTATTAATGCCGAAGAGGACTTGAGTAGAATGGCGTGCTATATCTATCATGATGGAGTGAAAGTAGAACCCCTTGCTGGTGCTCCCGCGCTTGGAGTAGTCAGTGATTATTCCACAGGTGAATTTACCTATAGGATTTATTCTGCCAACGGGGAGTTTAAGGATTGGACGATTGTGGTTACCCAATGA
- a CDS encoding zinc-binding dehydrogenase: protein MASTTAKAMVFMDANTPFSPATIDLPQLKEGELLVKNHYATICASDLHTFYGRRQSCGHSILGHEIIGIIKALAEEGVTDFFGSPLKVGDKITWSVYAHDPLSPTSKKGFPQKSEALYKYGHEQMNETYKLNGGFSSHCHLRKGTTIFRLPSSLTEKEAAPLNCTHATIAGALRLAGNLKGKNVLVNGVGMLGLSACAMAKENGAAQVWAQDLDPEKVAFSKAFGADHTLLFEGLESKELIDTHGEIDVIIETSGVPEAMEKCVQLLGIGGTIVLVGAVFPQRDLSVNAEYLVRNLLTIKGLHNYIPEDLAAAIEFLTAAASKYPFESLVGKEFPLGQLDSAFEAGNEGGYYRVGIKP from the coding sequence ATGGCATCAACAACCGCAAAGGCAATGGTATTTATGGACGCCAATACTCCTTTTTCACCGGCTACCATAGATCTACCGCAATTAAAAGAAGGTGAATTACTTGTAAAAAACCACTATGCAACGATCTGCGCCAGTGACCTACATACTTTTTATGGCCGCCGACAATCCTGTGGACATAGCATCCTGGGCCATGAGATCATTGGTATTATCAAGGCGCTGGCGGAGGAAGGAGTTACAGACTTCTTTGGCTCACCACTGAAGGTAGGGGACAAGATCACCTGGTCCGTCTATGCCCACGATCCGCTGTCTCCCACTTCAAAAAAAGGGTTTCCCCAAAAATCAGAGGCGCTCTATAAGTATGGCCACGAGCAGATGAACGAAACATACAAACTGAACGGGGGGTTTTCCAGCCATTGTCATCTAAGAAAAGGAACGACCATTTTTAGGCTACCTTCTTCGCTCACCGAAAAAGAAGCCGCTCCGCTAAACTGCACGCATGCCACCATCGCTGGTGCACTCCGGCTTGCCGGTAACCTGAAAGGTAAAAACGTACTGGTCAATGGCGTCGGGATGCTTGGGCTTTCTGCATGCGCCATGGCAAAAGAAAACGGTGCTGCACAGGTATGGGCCCAGGACCTGGACCCGGAAAAAGTAGCATTTTCTAAGGCTTTTGGCGCAGATCACACCCTCCTATTTGAAGGGCTAGAAAGCAAGGAATTGATCGATACCCATGGAGAAATAGATGTCATTATCGAAACCTCCGGAGTACCTGAAGCAATGGAAAAATGTGTTCAATTACTGGGAATTGGAGGGACAATCGTACTGGTGGGTGCTGTATTTCCGCAAAGGGACTTATCGGTCAATGCGGAATACCTGGTCCGAAACCTCCTCACCATCAAGGGGCTGCACAATTACATCCCCGAAGATCTGGCCGCCGCCATTGAGTTTCTCACTGCTGCAGCATCAAAATACCCCTTTGAAAGCCTCGTAGGAAAAGAATTCCCTCTTGGACAGCTGGATTCCGCATTCGAAGCAGGCAATGAAGGGGGCTATTACCGGGTAGGCATCAAGCCATAG
- a CDS encoding SusC/RagA family TonB-linked outer membrane protein, which yields MKKNVSRFLIPMRILKTLAFFSLIGPLCLSARADRFDAPFDYQATKNVTVSGTVVDENNLPLPGVTILVEGSGKGTVTDLDGKYQITVPEGTQLTFSFIGYTKQKVAVGGRNIVDVTLEEDAKALEEVVVIGYQEVKKENLTGAVDQVTSEVLSDRPIRDLGQGLKGLIPNLNIGLTSGAPNSTADFNIRGFTGMNSKGAPLILVDGVAQDINTVNPEDVASISVLKDAASSAIYGSRAPHGVVLITTKSGKAGEMQINISSNVSFSQRIGLPEGINSVEFANAWNDAFVNAQQAPYHSEETIAKMQAYLDGTSDINAAIDVGNGRWGAWGDFQFGNTQWQDAAYRDWQVNQKHTVSFSGGAEDDKLNYYASIGWNQNQGIMHEMLTDQFNRYNATLKLSTKVNDWLGLSLNNRYSRSVSDRPSYGSGDYGFTEMVGGRVWPTVPFYNPDGNMPYNNPIFRYMEEGNALDTKDDFWTTASIDLTPVKGLLIKGSYSFNTYSRDYSKAHNHITAITDYTDEEGTYWYNEWAYQNYPNSYESRFNRENYSQIDLYANYDLSINDHSFSAIVGYQQELKQLKSLYGYKTNLITEDIPSLSTAIGEAPSVDDDLSHWSTRGYFGRLKYNYKEKYLIEFNGRYDASSRFPTDTRWAFFPSVSAAYNIANEDFWSVEQIGLLKIRGSYGELGNQNVSNYAYLPTMGVTAKTQNVLGGSRVPAVRIPGLVSPDITWEKPRTLDIGIDIMAFNDRFSITYDWYQRTIYDQIGVAEELPEVLGTSAPQRNNAVSETRGWELSLGWRDNAILAGKGLNWGARFIVSDYIGYVVDYENASGSMNGTWTPGERFGDIYGYKVDGIASSSADFTNNASLHRLYSDYWFPGDLVYQDLDGNGMVGNGTDSWYNKGDLVKLGNSSPRYTYGVTLTADWNGFDMRMNFEGVAKQDLWFSGLYYQGIDTGGSMWFSTFMKHSLDYWTPENTGAYFPRPYMSSQYGGKLKTNDQMLTNAAYLRFRTLQMGYTFPRVMMNKLFIKKLRVFTSIENVGLLMNKSHVKIDPMLLNNSGGRTYPPQRTFSVGLNLTF from the coding sequence ATGAAAAAAAATGTATCCCGATTTCTCATTCCCATGAGAATCTTGAAGACATTGGCTTTTTTTTCGTTAATAGGGCCATTATGTCTTTCTGCAAGAGCCGATCGGTTCGATGCACCTTTCGATTACCAAGCCACTAAAAACGTTACTGTCTCAGGGACGGTGGTGGATGAGAATAATTTACCGCTCCCAGGTGTGACCATTTTGGTAGAAGGTTCCGGTAAAGGTACGGTTACTGATCTGGATGGGAAATATCAAATTACTGTTCCCGAAGGTACCCAATTGACATTTTCATTTATTGGCTATACCAAACAGAAAGTAGCTGTTGGGGGGCGAAATATTGTCGATGTCACATTGGAGGAAGATGCCAAGGCCTTGGAAGAAGTAGTGGTTATTGGCTATCAGGAGGTAAAAAAAGAGAACCTGACGGGAGCCGTGGACCAAGTGACCTCTGAGGTGTTGAGTGATCGTCCGATCAGGGATTTGGGACAGGGGCTAAAAGGCCTAATTCCCAACTTGAACATTGGCCTTACTTCTGGCGCCCCGAATTCTACAGCGGATTTTAATATTCGTGGTTTTACAGGAATGAACTCCAAAGGCGCTCCGCTGATATTGGTAGATGGAGTGGCTCAGGATATCAATACGGTGAATCCGGAGGATGTGGCCAGCATCTCGGTGTTGAAAGATGCCGCATCTTCGGCTATATATGGTTCGAGGGCGCCTCATGGTGTGGTTTTGATCACTACCAAATCAGGAAAGGCCGGAGAAATGCAAATCAATATATCTTCTAATGTTTCTTTTTCCCAACGTATCGGTTTACCAGAAGGGATAAATTCTGTAGAATTTGCAAATGCTTGGAATGATGCTTTTGTCAATGCCCAGCAAGCGCCCTACCACAGCGAAGAAACCATTGCTAAAATGCAAGCCTATCTCGACGGAACAAGTGATATAAATGCGGCAATTGACGTAGGTAATGGACGTTGGGGCGCTTGGGGAGACTTTCAGTTTGGTAATACCCAATGGCAAGATGCAGCGTATCGGGACTGGCAGGTCAATCAAAAGCATACCGTCAGCTTTAGCGGGGGGGCAGAAGATGATAAGCTGAATTACTATGCCAGTATTGGTTGGAACCAAAACCAAGGCATTATGCATGAAATGCTCACTGACCAATTTAATCGGTACAATGCCACCCTGAAACTATCCACAAAAGTGAATGATTGGTTAGGGCTGTCATTAAACAATCGGTACAGCAGAAGTGTTTCTGATCGGCCAAGCTACGGGAGTGGAGATTATGGTTTTACCGAGATGGTCGGGGGACGTGTATGGCCGACTGTGCCTTTTTACAACCCAGATGGTAACATGCCTTATAACAATCCTATTTTTAGGTACATGGAAGAGGGGAATGCATTGGATACCAAAGATGATTTTTGGACTACTGCATCCATTGATCTCACACCGGTAAAGGGATTGTTGATTAAAGGATCTTACTCTTTCAATACGTACTCAAGGGATTACTCCAAGGCGCATAACCACATCACGGCCATTACCGATTATACGGACGAAGAAGGTACTTACTGGTACAACGAGTGGGCCTATCAGAATTATCCTAACAGTTATGAATCCCGGTTCAATAGAGAGAATTACTCCCAAATTGATCTTTATGCCAATTATGATTTGAGCATCAATGATCATAGTTTTTCGGCTATAGTAGGTTACCAACAGGAGCTAAAACAGTTGAAAAGCCTATATGGTTATAAGACCAATTTGATAACAGAAGATATTCCTTCCCTAAGTACAGCGATTGGTGAGGCGCCTTCAGTAGATGATGACCTGAGCCATTGGTCAACTAGGGGATATTTTGGAAGATTGAAATACAACTATAAGGAAAAGTACCTGATCGAATTCAACGGTAGGTACGATGCCTCTTCCCGCTTTCCTACAGATACGCGTTGGGCATTTTTCCCATCTGTTTCAGCAGCATATAATATTGCCAATGAAGATTTTTGGTCGGTTGAGCAGATTGGATTACTAAAGATACGCGGATCATATGGTGAATTGGGCAACCAAAATGTCTCGAACTATGCCTATTTGCCGACCATGGGGGTGACGGCCAAGACCCAAAATGTCCTTGGTGGTAGCAGGGTTCCAGCAGTGAGAATACCTGGTTTGGTCAGTCCGGATATAACTTGGGAAAAACCAAGGACGCTGGACATCGGGATAGATATAATGGCCTTTAACGATCGTTTTTCCATTACTTACGATTGGTACCAAAGAACTATTTACGACCAAATCGGCGTAGCCGAAGAGTTGCCGGAGGTTTTGGGGACTAGCGCTCCACAAAGGAATAATGCAGTTTCAGAAACTAGAGGTTGGGAACTGTCCCTAGGGTGGAGAGATAATGCAATATTGGCTGGTAAAGGGCTGAACTGGGGTGCCCGCTTTATTGTGTCTGATTACATTGGCTATGTCGTGGACTATGAAAATGCTTCCGGGTCAATGAACGGGACATGGACACCTGGAGAAAGGTTTGGTGATATTTATGGCTATAAGGTGGATGGCATCGCTTCAAGTAGTGCTGACTTTACCAACAATGCCTCTCTTCACCGGTTGTACAGTGATTATTGGTTTCCTGGTGACCTGGTCTATCAGGACTTGGATGGCAATGGTATGGTAGGTAATGGCACAGACAGCTGGTATAATAAAGGTGATTTGGTAAAACTAGGAAATTCCTCTCCAAGATATACTTATGGGGTTACTTTAACGGCTGATTGGAATGGGTTTGATATGCGGATGAACTTTGAGGGGGTTGCTAAGCAGGATCTTTGGTTCTCGGGTCTGTACTATCAAGGTATAGACACTGGTGGGAGTATGTGGTTTTCTACTTTTATGAAACATAGTTTGGACTACTGGACTCCTGAAAATACAGGAGCTTATTTTCCGAGACCATATATGTCCAGTCAGTACGGGGGTAAGCTAAAAACCAACGATCAAATGCTCACCAATGCTGCTTACCTACGGTTCAGGACTTTACAGATGGGCTATACTTTTCCAAGGGTAATGATGAACAAGCTATTTATAAAGAAATTACGGGTGTTTACCTCTATTGAAAATGTGGGCTTGCTAATGAACAAGTCCCATGTGAAGATTGATCCGATGTTGTTGAACAACAGCGGAGGTAGGACATATCCCCCACAGCGTACTTTCAGCGTGGGACTTAATTTGACATTCTAA
- a CDS encoding TIGR03364 family FAD-dependent oxidoreductase: MYDLIVIGGGVLGAFHAYHALEAGLKVALIEKDKAPQDATTRNFGQVVPSGMNTKWQNYGRESLRIYKDLQSQFDISVRQNGTVYLASDEDEMQLIEELHAINNQNGYASELLNKQACLDNYPGLKSSYAKGGLFYPEEVTVEPRIMIHRLLEFLKTEKKLAIYTAKTVTSCEHTGNIVNVETACGHKLKASKVVICNGREFKILYPALFAQSDLQVSKLQMMQTKPQGSGYHLPGSVLTGLSIRRYESFSECPSFSAIKSREAQGSPEKKWSIHILFKQATDGSVILGDSHQYADAKDIDDLGHGMDMAIDDFMVQKAKEIIDLPTYEIAHRWYGMYSQCKTKDLFQATVDEHIHIVTGIGGKGMTGSAGYAKENIQNLFNLTI, translated from the coding sequence ATGTACGATCTAATAGTAATTGGAGGTGGCGTATTAGGCGCATTTCATGCTTATCATGCCCTAGAGGCGGGGCTAAAAGTGGCACTGATCGAAAAGGACAAAGCACCGCAAGACGCCACTACCCGGAATTTCGGACAAGTAGTCCCATCGGGCATGAATACCAAATGGCAGAATTATGGCCGAGAGAGCCTGCGCATCTATAAGGACCTCCAGTCCCAGTTTGACATCTCTGTTCGCCAAAACGGAACAGTCTACCTTGCTTCTGATGAGGATGAGATGCAACTCATCGAAGAACTCCATGCCATCAATAATCAAAATGGCTATGCTTCTGAACTGCTGAACAAACAGGCCTGTCTGGACAATTACCCAGGCCTAAAAAGTAGTTATGCCAAAGGGGGACTGTTCTATCCAGAAGAGGTGACCGTAGAGCCTCGCATTATGATTCATCGGCTGTTGGAATTTCTGAAGACCGAAAAGAAACTAGCAATCTACACCGCCAAAACCGTCACATCCTGCGAACATACTGGCAACATCGTGAACGTGGAGACAGCCTGTGGCCATAAACTGAAAGCCTCCAAAGTGGTCATCTGTAACGGAAGGGAGTTCAAAATCCTCTACCCAGCACTTTTTGCCCAAAGTGACCTACAGGTTTCCAAACTGCAAATGATGCAGACCAAACCCCAAGGCTCCGGCTACCATCTCCCCGGATCGGTCCTGACAGGACTCTCCATTCGGAGGTATGAATCTTTCAGTGAGTGTCCGTCATTTTCGGCTATCAAAAGCCGCGAAGCCCAGGGCTCTCCCGAAAAAAAATGGAGCATCCACATCCTCTTCAAACAGGCCACTGACGGCTCGGTCATCCTCGGAGACAGTCACCAATATGCTGATGCCAAGGACATCGATGACCTCGGCCACGGCATGGACATGGCAATCGACGATTTTATGGTGCAGAAAGCAAAGGAAATCATCGATCTCCCCACTTACGAAATCGCACACCGCTGGTATGGTATGTATTCCCAGTGCAAGACCAAGGATCTATTCCAAGCCACCGTCGATGAGCATATCCACATTGTCACGGGGATAGGTGGAAAAGGCATGACCGGTAGTGCAGGGTATGCCAAAGAAAATATTCAGAATTTATTTAACTTAACAATATGA
- a CDS encoding phosphonatase-like hydrolase, whose amino-acid sequence MKTIKLVVLDMAGTTVDEDNVVYKTVQKVINDKGFHVSLEEVLEHGAGKEKHQAITDVLVACTDTENVTDTAASAFANFKPELKLAYEQLDVKTFPGVKETMEALRSAGIAVVLNTGYDRKTASSLLTKLNWEIGKDIDGLVTADDVTIGRPGPDMILKAMDICTISNPEEVLKAGDSTIDILEGKNAKCGLTVGVLSGAQNANQLKTAEPDYILENVVGLRDILL is encoded by the coding sequence ATGAAAACTATCAAACTAGTCGTTCTAGACATGGCAGGAACCACCGTGGACGAAGATAATGTAGTGTACAAAACCGTCCAAAAGGTAATCAACGATAAAGGCTTCCATGTTTCCTTAGAAGAAGTCCTGGAACACGGTGCTGGAAAAGAAAAACACCAAGCCATCACCGATGTACTTGTGGCCTGCACCGATACCGAAAACGTAACCGATACGGCCGCCAGTGCTTTCGCCAATTTCAAACCTGAGCTAAAGCTTGCCTACGAGCAATTGGACGTCAAAACCTTTCCGGGGGTCAAGGAAACCATGGAAGCCCTCCGAAGTGCAGGGATCGCCGTGGTCCTCAACACAGGTTATGACAGAAAAACAGCATCCTCACTGCTTACCAAACTTAACTGGGAGATCGGAAAAGACATCGACGGCCTTGTGACGGCAGACGATGTGACCATAGGCAGACCAGGGCCGGATATGATCCTAAAAGCCATGGACATCTGCACCATTTCCAATCCTGAGGAAGTATTGAAAGCGGGGGATTCTACCATCGATATCCTAGAAGGCAAAAATGCAAAATGCGGCCTGACAGTTGGCGTATTGAGTGGAGCTCAAAATGCCAACCAGCTAAAAACAGCCGAGCCAGATTACATCCTCGAAAATGTAGTCGGACTAAGAGATATTCTGCTATGA
- a CDS encoding RagB/SusD family nutrient uptake outer membrane protein → MNNFMITRLLALVAFVAMMSSCNEDFLERYPQDEISDAVYWTTEKDLENYVNGLYDILPSYRGYAPKYAWENGTDNMIGDDRGVSMINDRIWNMDGDAPASSSTWNGGYDNLRKINYFLEQKDKVGEDVLANASTQHYIGEALFFRAWVNFDLLKSFGGVPYIDKVLGTESEELYTTRMGRNEFAQKIIEDLDEAIQKLQWSGNGPAAVSMRITKEAALGFKTRVALFEGSWEYYHDKHDTPFNAEGQNGASFLNQAIDASQELMGYLGENIYSTDYRTLFNQDHYYDIPSVLLYREYLPSDGIGHRWWNYNGAGGGGIGLTKSLVDDYLMADGTPIEMSVDYQGDERLELVVAGRDPRLAQTIYHPGQGTLGEIIGSSYEGTAPGITSTITYYKCSTGYFCYKGVAPQDAVYSGSPAGQGLIYLRYGEVLLANAEAKAILGTITQSDLDQTINVLRGRVGMAPLDMAVVASWGGDYQKRYPNESNLINEIRRERRVELAMEGQRFDDLRRWASLDQLIGWVPRGAKGQQYLDYANSPEGQSVGYSLSPADIYTDSNGYLLPIGHRSDFQEGGTGFVFSAERDYLSAIPRAQIVLYQEKGGVSLAQNPNWN, encoded by the coding sequence ATGAATAATTTTATGATCACTAGGCTTCTGGCCTTGGTAGCTTTCGTTGCCATGATGAGCAGCTGTAATGAAGACTTCTTGGAAAGATATCCACAAGATGAGATATCCGATGCGGTTTATTGGACCACGGAAAAAGACCTGGAAAATTATGTAAATGGCTTATATGACATTCTTCCTTCCTACAGGGGATATGCGCCGAAATATGCATGGGAAAATGGAACTGATAATATGATCGGAGATGATAGAGGGGTGTCCATGATCAATGACAGGATTTGGAATATGGACGGAGATGCTCCCGCAAGTAGTAGTACTTGGAATGGTGGCTACGATAACCTCAGAAAAATCAACTATTTTCTAGAGCAAAAAGATAAGGTTGGTGAGGATGTCCTTGCCAATGCAAGTACTCAACACTATATAGGTGAAGCTTTGTTCTTCAGGGCTTGGGTGAACTTTGACCTACTGAAATCCTTTGGAGGTGTTCCTTATATTGATAAAGTACTGGGGACTGAGTCTGAGGAATTGTACACGACTAGGATGGGGAGAAATGAGTTTGCCCAAAAAATCATTGAGGACCTGGATGAGGCGATTCAAAAATTGCAGTGGAGCGGCAATGGGCCAGCTGCGGTATCCATGAGGATTACCAAAGAGGCAGCATTGGGGTTCAAAACCCGGGTAGCACTTTTTGAAGGTTCTTGGGAATACTATCATGACAAACATGACACGCCCTTTAATGCTGAAGGGCAGAATGGGGCTAGTTTCCTTAACCAAGCTATTGATGCCAGCCAAGAGTTGATGGGGTATCTTGGTGAAAATATCTATAGTACTGACTATAGAACACTGTTTAATCAAGACCACTATTATGATATACCCAGCGTATTACTGTACCGCGAGTATTTGCCAAGTGACGGGATTGGTCATAGGTGGTGGAATTACAATGGTGCAGGCGGTGGAGGAATAGGCCTTACCAAATCCCTGGTGGATGATTACCTTATGGCAGACGGAACACCTATCGAGATGAGCGTTGATTATCAAGGAGATGAGCGCCTGGAACTTGTAGTGGCGGGTCGTGATCCGCGATTGGCGCAAACGATTTATCATCCTGGTCAGGGAACGCTGGGAGAGATCATTGGCTCCTCATATGAAGGGACAGCCCCGGGGATTACCAGTACGATCACCTATTACAAGTGTTCTACAGGTTATTTTTGCTATAAAGGTGTGGCACCTCAGGATGCAGTATATAGTGGTTCACCTGCTGGACAAGGGTTGATTTATCTAAGGTATGGTGAGGTGCTCTTGGCCAATGCAGAAGCCAAGGCTATTTTGGGTACGATAACACAGTCCGATTTAGATCAAACGATCAATGTGCTCCGTGGACGTGTGGGAATGGCTCCATTAGATATGGCTGTAGTTGCTTCCTGGGGTGGTGATTATCAGAAACGCTATCCCAATGAGAGTAACCTTATCAATGAAATCAGAAGAGAGCGCAGGGTGGAATTGGCAATGGAAGGGCAGCGTTTTGACGATCTTCGGAGATGGGCATCACTGGATCAACTGATCGGGTGGGTGCCTCGTGGAGCTAAGGGGCAGCAGTACCTGGATTATGCAAATTCTCCTGAAGGCCAATCAGTGGGGTACTCCTTGAGTCCTGCTGATATTTACACCGACAGTAATGGGTATTTACTGCCTATTGGTCACAGGTCTGATTTTCAGGAGGGAGGTACGGGTTTCGTCTTCAGTGCTGAGAGAGATTACCTGAGTGCTATTCCCAGGGCTCAGATCGTGTTGTATCAAGAAAAGGGAGGAGTCAGTTTAGCGCAAAACCCTAACTGGAATTAA
- a CDS encoding helix-turn-helix domain-containing protein — protein sequence MENSEYLTSWIGAKIKDIRKSHNLKLGELADKSGISIAMLSKIENGRVFPTLPSLIQILSTLDVDLNAFFADLKGDKEFPGYLLKKRSQYQSIKKEEAAVGFDYELILNHKIERSSMEISLLTIRGNSQRERVSTDGFEYLYVVKGSLKYELGEHTFDLEEGDSLFFNGNFPHVPVNTKKTDAIILVIYFIELR from the coding sequence ATGGAGAATTCTGAATACCTCACCAGCTGGATTGGTGCCAAAATAAAAGACATCCGAAAATCGCACAATTTAAAGCTCGGAGAACTGGCCGACAAGAGCGGGATCAGTATTGCCATGCTCAGCAAGATAGAAAACGGAAGGGTATTCCCTACCCTCCCCTCTTTGATCCAAATCCTCAGCACATTGGATGTGGACCTGAATGCTTTCTTTGCCGACCTTAAGGGTGACAAGGAATTTCCCGGTTACCTACTCAAAAAGCGTAGCCAATACCAATCCATCAAAAAAGAAGAAGCAGCTGTAGGCTTTGACTATGAACTGATCCTTAACCATAAAATAGAACGATCTTCCATGGAAATCTCCCTGTTGACCATCAGGGGCAATTCCCAGCGCGAAAGGGTATCTACGGACGGTTTTGAATACCTCTATGTGGTGAAAGGCTCCTTAAAATACGAACTCGGTGAGCACACATTTGACCTAGAAGAAGGGGACAGCTTGTTTTTCAACGGAAATTTCCCCCATGTGCCGGTCAATACCAAAAAAACCGATGCCATCATCTTGGTCATCTACTTTATAGAATTACGATAA
- a CDS encoding DUF5690 family protein: protein MTKLNRISITKTDLLLMGAAFMAYTGMYAVRKSFLAGQYEGMELLSDFHFKTLLIISQVVGYMLSKFIGIKVVSELPVQKRFAALVGLVGFGLLMLLLFAYAPVWLKPIAMFFNGLPLGMIFGLVLVYLEGRKNSELLVAGLSATFIFSTGLVKTTGVWLMQEYQVSEAMMPFVTGAIYFPMFVLAGYGLSKSGGPTESDKLLRTERVPMKKAERKEFLRQHGSAFLGLVLIYVVLTVIRDFRDNFIVEFWEELGLSGQPELITLTEIPIALIVLVISALGILILDNRKAFNIGMGMTVLGAVLMLVSTVMFKMGLIGAVVWMVSSGFSVYLPYILFHCLLFERFIAVLKYKGTVGYLFYIADAFGYLASVGIMIFKETIPYHYSWVGFFTKINFIGGLLIVFLVAVSMLVVNTDIIKVKLRKLYGASIKG, encoded by the coding sequence ATGACTAAGCTAAATAGAATTTCCATTACCAAGACGGATTTGTTGCTCATGGGGGCGGCATTTATGGCTTACACGGGAATGTATGCAGTGAGGAAGTCCTTTTTGGCAGGCCAATATGAAGGAATGGAACTCCTGAGTGACTTTCATTTTAAGACGCTGTTGATCATCAGTCAAGTGGTGGGTTATATGTTGTCGAAGTTTATAGGCATTAAAGTGGTATCAGAATTACCGGTCCAAAAGCGCTTTGCGGCGCTTGTGGGGTTAGTGGGGTTTGGGTTATTGATGCTCTTGTTATTTGCCTATGCTCCGGTTTGGCTTAAGCCTATTGCCATGTTTTTTAATGGACTTCCCTTGGGGATGATTTTTGGATTGGTGCTGGTTTACCTAGAGGGGAGAAAAAATTCAGAACTGTTGGTGGCGGGATTGAGTGCGACATTTATTTTCTCCACGGGCTTGGTCAAGACGACAGGGGTATGGCTGATGCAGGAGTACCAGGTAAGTGAGGCCATGATGCCCTTTGTGACGGGAGCGATTTATTTTCCAATGTTTGTTCTGGCAGGATACGGGCTTAGTAAAAGTGGCGGGCCGACAGAGAGTGATAAGCTGCTAAGGACAGAAAGGGTTCCAATGAAAAAAGCAGAGCGAAAAGAGTTTCTGCGGCAGCATGGTTCTGCTTTTCTGGGTTTGGTGTTGATCTATGTAGTATTGACCGTGATCAGGGATTTTCGCGACAATTTTATCGTTGAATTCTGGGAGGAATTAGGGCTTTCCGGCCAGCCAGAGTTGATTACATTGACGGAGATCCCCATTGCCTTGATCGTTTTGGTCATATCGGCACTGGGGATTTTGATATTGGATAATAGGAAAGCCTTTAATATTGGGATGGGGATGACAGTGCTGGGAGCTGTTTTGATGCTGGTGTCCACGGTCATGTTTAAAATGGGTCTGATCGGGGCTGTTGTTTGGATGGTCAGTTCTGGTTTTAGCGTTTACCTTCCCTATATCTTGTTCCACTGTCTGTTGTTTGAACGTTTTATCGCAGTACTGAAGTACAAAGGGACGGTGGGGTATTTGTTTTACATAGCAGATGCCTTTGGTTATTTGGCCAGTGTGGGCATTATGATTTTCAAGGAAACCATTCCCTATCACTATTCCTGGGTGGGATTCTTTACCAAGATCAATTTCATAGGAGGTTTGCTCATCGTCTTTTTGGTGGCTGTTTCTATGCTGGTGGTCAATACTGATATCATCAAGGTGAAATTACGAAAGCTATATGGCGCATCGATCAAAGGATAA